A stretch of DNA from bacterium:
CGGCCTTTTGGGCCTCCTGGTGGATCACCCGGGCCGACATGGGGAAGGCCGAGATCCCGGCCGCGCCCACCATGGGGTTGATCTTTTCCTTGGTGAAAAGGTTAAGGAACTTGGCGAACAGCACCCCGCCGGCGGTGTCGCCGATGAAGGCTATCAGGCCCAGCCCGATGATCATCAAAGTGTCCCAGCGCAAAAAGGTATCGGCCACCATGGTGGAGCCGATGGTGATGCCCAACAGGATGGTTACCAGGTTGGCCAGCTCGTTCTGGGCCGCCTTGCCCAGCCGCTCGGTGACGCCGCATTCCCGCAGCAGGTTTCCGAACATCAGAAAGCCGACCAGGGCCACGCTGACCGGGGCCACGATGCCGGCGATGATGGTGATCAGTATGGGGAAAAGGATCTTGACGGTCTTGGAGATCCCGGCCTCGTGGTAGGGCATCCTTATCTTGCGCTCCTCCAGAGTGGTCAGCGCCCGAATGACCGGGGGCTGGATGATGGGCACCAGCGACATGTAGGTGTAAGCCGCCACCGAGATGGGGGCCAGCAGCCTGGGGGCGAACTTGGTGGCCACGTAGATGGAGGTGGGGCCGTCGGCGGCGCCGATGATGCCGATGGAGGCGGCCTCCTTCAGGTCAAAGCCCAGCAAAGTGGCGATGCTGATGGTGAAGAAGATGCCGAACTGGGCCGCCCCGCCGAACAGGAACATCTTGGGGTTCTTCAGCAGTATCCCGAAGTCTATCATGGCCCCGATGGCGATGAAGATCAGCAGGGGAAAGAGCTCGGTGAGGATGCCGTACTGGTAGAGCAGGGTCAGCGGGCCCTCGTCGCCCACCGCCGCCGAGAAGGGGATGTTGGCCATGATGCAGCCGAAGCCGATGGGCAGGAGCAGCATCGGTTCGTACTCTTTGGCGA
This window harbors:
- a CDS encoding sodium ion-translocating decarboxylase subunit beta; its protein translation is MENLLIGLTSFTLGQAAMLLIGGVLLYLAIAKEYEPMLLLPIGFGCIMANIPFSAAVGDEGPLTLLYQYGILTELFPLLIFIAIGAMIDFGILLKNPKMFLFGGAAQFGIFFTISIATLLGFDLKEAASIGIIGAADGPTSIYVATKFAPRLLAPISVAAYTYMSLVPIIQPPVIRALTTLEERKIRMPYHEAGISKTVKILFPILITIIAGIVAPVSVALVGFLMFGNLLRECGVTERLGKAAQNELANLVTILLGITIGSTMVADTFLRWDTLMIIGLGLIAFIGDTAGGVLFAKFLNLFTKEKINPMVGAAGISAFPMSARVIHQEAQKADPANFLLNHAVSANVAGQIGSIIAGGLILALVK